Sequence from the Bremerella volcania genome:
TGGGGAACAACCCTTTCCCCAAACATACCCTTGCAACTTACGACCGCTGCCATCCTGATCCTCTCCGCCGTGACGATGCAAGCCGAAGCGCCGTCGCGGGCAGAGATCGATGCGCGGTTTCAGGCGCAGCTCAGCGAGTTGGCGGCCAAGTGCGACGAGGTGAAGTTGCCGGAGCAAGCCGAGCTTACCCGCAAGTGGATCGTTCCCCGGTACGGACAGGCAAACCTTTTTTACCTGGTGCCGGAAAGCGATCCGCTTCAGCCTGACGGTGACGCCTCGCAGTTGGTTCAATTCTGGTATCAGAAGTTTCGTTCCATCCGCAACGAGCATGCCGATGCCCTGTACAAACATGCTCAGGAAATGCTGATCGCCAAGCAGGGAGCCAAGTCGTATCAAACGCTGCACGAGGTGCTGCGCGAGAACCCCGACCATACCGACGCGCGGCGGATCCTCGGTTATGCCAACGTCAACGGAACATGGCGACGCCCAGGCGTGGTGACGCGGGCCAAGCAGCCGCGGTACGAGCATCCCAAGTTCGGCTGGCCGGCCAAAAGCTTCTGGCAGATCGATACGCCCCACTTTCAAATCATGACCAACCTCAGCGAGGCGGAAGGCCTGAAGCTGGGGGAGCGTCTGGAGATCGTCTATTCGGCCTGGGAACAGATGTTCTTTTCGTACTGGAGCAACGAACTGCAGTTGGCCGGGTACTTCGACGGAGGCTCGCCAAGCCCGGTACGCAAGAAGTTTGAAGTCGTGTTGTTCAAGACGCGCGGCGAATATGTGAATTACCTGGAACAGGTCCAGCCGCGCATCGGCATCACGCTGGGCATCTACCAGTTCGACGAAGAGAAGGTGTACCTCTTTCACGACGAGAGCGAAGCGGCCCACGCCACCTGGCATCATGAGGTTTCGCATCAGCTGTTTCAGGAGTACCGCAGTGCCTCGAAAGACGTTGGGCTGAACTTCAACTTCTGGGCAATCGAAGGGGTGGCGATGTACATGGAGTCGTTGCGGATCTTCGACGGGTACGTCACGCTGGGGGGGATTGATGCGACGCGGCTGCAGTTTGCTCGCAATCGATACTTTAACGACGACTCTCGTATTTCCTTCGCTGAACTTGTAAGCCTGGGACGCAGTGAACTCCAAAAACGCCCTGACATTGGTGCCCTCTATAGCGAATCAGCAGGCCGCACCCACTATTACCTCGATTATCCAGAAGACTACGCCCCCGAAAGTCAAAAGTGGCGTGAGCCATTCATTGAGTATTTGAAAGAGATCTACCTGGGACGTGATACGGTGCACTCCTTAGGGGACAAAGTGGTATACCGAGGACGGATAGGTACCGAGACGTTCTACATGAACTTTCTCTCAGTCTTCGACGAAGACATCCTGGCTCTGCCCCAAGGCGCGCCAACAACCGACCTGGTACTTGGCAGCATGGATACGAT
This genomic interval carries:
- a CDS encoding leucine-rich repeat domain-containing protein, whose amino-acid sequence is MQLTTAAILILSAVTMQAEAPSRAEIDARFQAQLSELAAKCDEVKLPEQAELTRKWIVPRYGQANLFYLVPESDPLQPDGDASQLVQFWYQKFRSIRNEHADALYKHAQEMLIAKQGAKSYQTLHEVLRENPDHTDARRILGYANVNGTWRRPGVVTRAKQPRYEHPKFGWPAKSFWQIDTPHFQIMTNLSEAEGLKLGERLEIVYSAWEQMFFSYWSNELQLAGYFDGGSPSPVRKKFEVVLFKTRGEYVNYLEQVQPRIGITLGIYQFDEEKVYLFHDESEAAHATWHHEVSHQLFQEYRSASKDVGLNFNFWAIEGVAMYMESLRIFDGYVTLGGIDATRLQFARNRYFNDDSRISFAELVSLGRSELQKRPDIGALYSESAGRTHYYLDYPEDYAPESQKWREPFIEYLKEIYLGRDTVHSLGDKVVYRGRIGTETFYMNFLSVFDEDILALPQGAPTTDLVLGSMDTITDAALARIGTFEKLRWLDLTKTSITDSGIAHLTGCRSLRDLSIATTHISDRSLATVGKLKTLEELDISGTPVTDAGLAHLSSLSNLKVLRMAVTQITDEGLLKLAGLKDLEMIDARQTRITPQGVERLKQSLPKVVVHH